The genome window CCCTGCAGTGACAGGGTGGTCCTCTCTTTCACATGACTCTCAAATTAAAATCATAGAAGTGACACGCCTCAAGTTAAAAACATCTTACTCTGGAAGGCTAATGAAGTtttcaaaaatagtttatttttcattcaaacagCTTATGAAAGTGGTGACCTCTGATAACAGTTCTCTACTTGTGCTAGAAGCTTGAGGAGCGATGAAGGGTTGTACGGGAAGAGTTGTTTAGTCTGCAGCCTCGTCACCACCTGTCTGAGTTCTGACAGGCAGGAGACGACTCTGTCCAACACGTCACATGTCTCTTCCTCCAACACGGCTGCTGCagttggacacactttctcactTTGTATCATTGATAAACTGGGTTTGGTTTTCAGATTGGAACTCCTGTCAGTCGTCAGTGCAGCTGTGGTTTCAGACTGTTTGTTCCCATCAGGGGTTTCTTCACTGGACTCGTCAGAACTGTCATACTCTACAAGCCGAAGCCCAGAGCCCGAACTGGAGCCTTCCAGTGGTGGGACAGAACCTCCAGGCTGCAGGCCTTCACCACGCTCACACCCATGAGCATCAGCAAGACGCTTCACATTTCTGTGTCCGCACGCCGCAGCAAAGCCTCGCCAGTCTCCTCTGAGGTACTTCAGGTAGCGAACGAAATATTCCAGGAAGCAGGTTTCCGAGGAGATGAGGAAGTCGAGGAGGATGCTGTGGTCAAAGGAGaggctctgcagcagcagcacaaagtgGCAGTGAGGGTTGCATCCAGATGCACAGGCTGCCTCCAGCACTGAATAACTGTCCCAGCCTGAACACCGTCTGGAAGACATGAGTCCCCGTGGTAGTTAGTCCTCCCTGCCTGAAGGAGCGCTCACGTGTAAAGAATCAGCACtttctttacagtttttctgttaaagatgggcaactttaacatttttcaattgCAActaagcccaaaattattcatacccctggcagtgaatggaagtattttttttaaggcagACAGCTacagattagggtgatggtacAGAGGCCTTCCAAAGACTTGGACTTCATCAAAGAAatatggatgtcatttttggattcagtgGTTGTAAATAGTCCTAATCCAATtcaaaacttccaaaaaaatattttttatagccCAGTGTTAAGAACATACATTTTGACAAGcctttgtttaaataaactaaatctaTAAGTTACTCTTTTACATTTGTaggtataaaaaatacattgtttctCTGAGTTCTGAGGGATGCCCAActcatttcctgtcagaaacaaacttcttgatTGAGTGGAAATAGTTGGAAATCTAACTCGACCAGGACTGTGAATAATTCTGGACTTCAATCTGCATCATGTAGTCAGAAAGcaattaaataaagtaaatgacACACTCAGCTAATATCTGTTTTACCTGTAGCTGAGGAATATGGACAGAGATGCACTGGATGCCTCCATTAGGTCATCATCCTGTTCTCCAAACAGCAGGCTGAGCCAGCTGCAAGAGTGACTGACTTCAGTCTGAGAGACGTCCAGCCTCCTCAACCAGGACCACAGACTCTGTAGATATGAGTCAACCTCTGAGGTTCTGTCCACACCTGCATGGGGCACAGAAATACCATTATGCTTCCCAAAGTGTACACATGATTTTAGACTCCAGTTGTTATATCGCTGAAATTCAGCAAGATCTGGAGAAGTACAGATCAGACTTTTCCTGACCAAAACTGATTTATGGTTTTCTTAAAAAGGTCTGAACTTCCAATTCCAACATTTTATTCTAAGGCCTGtaccaaattaaaaaacaaaaaatctgcagtAGGTTCTGAGTTACagtctttaaatgcaaaaggaATCAAAGGGATTAAAAGATTATCCTCAATTGAAAGCATAACTTaaactcaattaaaaatactttattaatcccagagggaaattaaatgtaataaaaaaagagctcctcctcctcctggtgttcctactgccatctgcaggaATACACCActcaatcagaaacaaccaatcagagtcaggaggagggtcttagtgctgtgaATTATGCTTATGTACACGCTGCTCACACCCTCCTCTTGCTCTCAGCTACACTAAAACGTATTGCTGACATCAGTGTTCAGCACAGCCACCAATGACGGAGAAGCAGTTTTTCtggaacagtaagttgtttcttcacCATTGTCATATAGCAGCAAGTACATGATGTTGATTGACACTGCTAAAAccctcctccaggctctgattggttgtttctgcagatggcagtaggagcACAgggaggagatcaatcttttcgCTGATTATCTGTCTCGTGACATAGTGAGAATtttatcaaatatgtaaaaaacaaacaaaacaggtttataaaagttacaagcTGCAGCTTTAACCAAGCATGCATGTATTTGGAGGGTGAGCAAAGGGAATCCATGCATGCACCTGGAGAACATACGAGCACCATGCAGAACTTAGCTGTAGTCCAGCAGTGCTAAGATCACCACTGTCCAGACCCACAACATGAAGTCACAaagctgaactctgacctgcagcagcagctgtctgGAGGTGAAGCTCTATAGACTTGAGAAGAACTAGACTGACTGCCCTCAGCATGGTGCCGTCCGGTTTCAGGCCTTCCTTTTCTCGCCCTCCGAAGAACACGGCCCGTTCCACCTGCAGGCTCTGCAGCCAGTCGGCAGCCACTGCCTGTAAGACGCACTGAGTCAGCACACAGCGGTCAGCACGCAAATCTCTGTGCTCCCGTACAGACAGAGCCGCTCCCTCCAGGGACCAGTCCTCTCCTAGCTTCTGAAGCAGAACTCTCTTGAGCAGAAGCAGGATTCGCTTTTTCACAAAGtagtcagagcagcagctgaCGGTCAGCAGGAGCGCTGCAGACTGGACTGCAGGTATCCTCTGGCTTCTCAGGCTGAGCCCAGCTCCACAAACCAAACCCGATGCAGTCAGAACCTCCAGCAGGTCCAACAGCAGGCAGAACGTCGTCCTCCATGAGCCGCCGAAGCCAACCTCCGTCCTCTCTTCAGGAAGCAGCTTAGAACACAAAGCAGTCAGGCTGCAGTCAAACGCCGCCAAGACCTCTGCAGGGAGCACTGATGGAGGAACAGACAGACGTTAGACGCAAAAACAGAGACTCAGTGGTTAGCAGAGGGGTGAACAACGTGCAGCACAGAATAAATACTGCAGGACTCATTCTGAGATATCCACAAGGGAACCAAGTGATCCTGAAGACTGAAGCAGGATGTATAGAAACCAACAGGAAGTACCTTGATTTGACTGTTTGAGGAGCTTTTTGATGACTTCAGTGAGAGACCAAAGGCAGGCGTCAAGTTCAGGACCAGGAGGAGAGCTGCTGAAAGCCTGCACACACTGCTTCTGCCAAACAGCACTCACTGCACCCTGGAGAGGTCACATATAGGgggttttatgaaaaaaataaataaatcaccgCTGAGCAGAGTGTACCAGTATTAGCTGTTTATGTAGCTGGATCACAAACCAGGCTGGAGGTTTA of Xiphophorus couchianus chromosome 4, X_couchianus-1.0, whole genome shotgun sequence contains these proteins:
- the lins1 gene encoding protein Lines homolog 1 — translated: MDVPQSPGPSSIRELSHCYRALLGGACPKLSGAEVARLLFSGVCGQVPERDTQEGAEAAWELIVFSLTLLRKICCGVSAHSLHGAVRGPWRDILSLLFDRMDLMSQLVLHFQSEDQVISHLAAKSASVCVLYLISTSGAVSAVWQKQCVQAFSSSPPGPELDACLWSLTEVIKKLLKQSNQVLPAEVLAAFDCSLTALCSKLLPEERTEVGFGGSWRTTFCLLLDLLEVLTASGLVCGAGLSLRSQRIPAVQSAALLLTVSCCSDYFVKKRILLLLKRVLLQKLGEDWSLEGAALSVREHRDLRADRCVLTQCVLQAVAADWLQSLQVERAVFFGGREKEGLKPDGTMLRAVSLVLLKSIELHLQTAAAAGVDRTSEVDSYLQSLWSWLRRLDVSQTEVSHSCSWLSLLFGEQDDDLMEASSASLSIFLSYRRCSGWDSYSVLEAACASGCNPHCHFVLLLQSLSFDHSILLDFLISSETCFLEYFVRYLKYLRGDWRGFAAACGHRNVKRLADAHGCERGEGLQPGGSVPPLEGSSSGSGLRLVEYDSSDESSEETPDGNKQSETTAALTTDRSSNLKTKPSLSMIQSEKVCPTAAAVLEEETCDVLDRVVSCLSELRQVVTRLQTKQLFPYNPSSLLKLLAQVENCYQRSPLS